A window from Leptothermofonsia sichuanensis E412 encodes these proteins:
- the gltB gene encoding glutamate synthase large subunit, translated as MTTNQLPPKQGLYDSQFEHDACGVGFIVHMKGEKSHAIVENALTILVNLEHRGACGCETNTGDGAGILMQVPHKFLQKVTAAQGITLPAAGHYGVGMIYASPDPGQRENGRQLFAQIVAEEGQQVIGWRDVPTDNSMIGNTAKLSEPFMQQVFIQRSPDLTDDLAFERKLYVIRKRAHKIRATEVDPFWYPASLSARTLVYKGMLMTMQVGQYYPDLQDPDLESALALVHSRFSTNTFPSWERSHPYRYIAHNGEINTLRGNINWMHARQSLFESELFGEDIQKIRPVINVDGSDSLIFDNALELLTLSGRSLPHAVMMMIPEPWTAHESMSDEKKAFYEYHSCLMEPWDGPASIAFTDGTMMGAVLDRNGLRPSRYYVTKDDLVIMASEAGVLPVEPERVALKGRLQPGRMFLVDMEAGRIIADEEIKSQIATAHPYREWLNQHLVDLSQLKEAPNLRELEPSPLIQRQTAFGYTFEELRLLLTPMARDGVEAVGSMGADTPLAVLSDRPKLLYDYFQQLFAQVTNPPIDSIREEIITSAETTIGAERNLLKPEPESCHLIKLKTPILTDEDLARLKYLDQDGFKSMTLPILFNPQEGLRGLEQAFEQICAQADQAIAAGVSILILSDRGVNKDNAPIPALLAVSGLHHHLIRAGTRTRVGIVLESGEPREVHHYATLIGYGCGAINPYLAFETIDDMIQQNLLVNVDYKTACKNYIKAATKGVIKVASKIGISTLQSYRGAQIFEAIGLNRSVIDRYFTWTASRIEGADLEVIAKEAVLRHSHAFPDREVNGHTLDVGGEYQWRKDGEAHLFNPETIHSLQKAVRVGSYDLYKIYARQVNEQNQKHFTLRGLLEFKPREPVPLEEVEPVEAIMKRFKTGAMSYGSISKEAHETLAIAMNRIGGKSNTGEGGEDPERYTWTNEQGDSKNSAIKQVASGRFGVTSLYLSQAKEIQIKMAQGAKPGEGGQLPGKKVYPWIAKVRHSTPGVGLISPPPHHDIYSIEDLAELIHDLKNANREARISVKLVSEVGVGTIAAGVSKAHADVVLISGFDGGTGASPQTSIKHAGLPWELGLAETHQTLVLNNLRSRIAVETDGQMKTGRDVVIAALLGAEEFGFSTAPLVTLGCIMMRVCHLNTCPAGIATQDPQLRKDFVGKPEHTVNFMTFIAQEVRELMAQLGFRTLNEMIGRTDVLEPKKAVDHWKAKGIDLSKILYQPEVGPEVGRYCQIPQDHGLDKSLDITVLLDLCKEAIENGTPVKATLPIKNTNRVVGTILGNEITKRHWEGLPEDTVHLHFQGSAGQSFGAFVPKGVTLELEGDANDYLGKGLSGGKIIVYPPAGSTFVAEENIIAGNVAFYGATSGEAYISGMAGERFCVRNSGVNAVVESVGDHGCEYMTGGKVVVLGPTGRNFAAGMSGGIAYILDEAGDFTTRCNTQMAGLETLEDAEEIAELRQMIQRHADYTGSQKAAKVLAHWEEMVPKFVKVMPRDYKRVLQALKQALEDGLSGDDALTAAFEANAKDVARIGGS; from the coding sequence ATGACTACCAATCAACTGCCACCCAAACAAGGACTATACGACTCCCAGTTTGAGCATGATGCATGCGGTGTCGGGTTCATCGTTCATATGAAGGGAGAGAAGTCGCACGCGATCGTGGAGAATGCGCTGACGATTCTGGTCAACCTTGAACATCGGGGAGCCTGCGGCTGTGAGACAAATACGGGCGATGGTGCCGGTATTCTGATGCAGGTGCCCCATAAGTTTTTGCAGAAGGTCACTGCTGCTCAGGGGATCACGTTACCAGCCGCGGGGCATTATGGGGTGGGCATGATCTATGCTTCCCCTGATCCGGGGCAACGGGAAAATGGACGCCAACTGTTTGCCCAGATTGTGGCGGAGGAAGGGCAGCAGGTCATTGGCTGGCGGGATGTGCCTACGGATAATTCGATGATTGGCAATACGGCGAAGTTGAGTGAGCCGTTTATGCAGCAGGTATTTATTCAGCGATCGCCCGATCTGACCGACGACCTGGCCTTTGAACGCAAGCTGTATGTGATCCGGAAGCGGGCACACAAAATCCGGGCAACGGAGGTCGATCCCTTCTGGTATCCTGCCAGTCTTTCTGCCCGGACGCTGGTGTATAAGGGCATGTTGATGACGATGCAGGTGGGACAGTACTATCCCGACCTGCAAGATCCGGATCTGGAAAGTGCCCTGGCCCTGGTGCATTCCCGCTTCAGTACAAATACCTTTCCCAGTTGGGAGCGATCGCACCCCTACCGCTACATTGCCCACAATGGGGAGATCAACACCTTGCGCGGCAACATTAACTGGATGCACGCCCGCCAGTCGTTGTTTGAGTCGGAGTTATTTGGGGAGGACATTCAAAAAATTCGTCCTGTGATCAATGTTGACGGCAGCGACTCCCTGATTTTCGACAATGCGCTGGAATTGCTGACTCTGTCGGGGCGCTCCCTGCCCCATGCCGTGATGATGATGATCCCGGAGCCGTGGACAGCGCACGAGTCCATGAGCGATGAGAAGAAGGCGTTTTATGAATACCATTCCTGTCTGATGGAACCCTGGGATGGGCCTGCGTCGATCGCCTTTACCGATGGCACGATGATGGGTGCGGTGTTGGATCGAAATGGGCTGCGTCCCTCCCGCTATTACGTGACAAAGGATGATCTGGTGATCATGGCATCGGAAGCGGGGGTGCTGCCCGTGGAACCGGAACGGGTGGCGTTGAAGGGACGGTTGCAACCCGGACGGATGTTTCTGGTGGACATGGAAGCCGGACGGATTATTGCCGATGAGGAAATTAAATCCCAGATTGCTACGGCCCATCCCTACCGGGAATGGCTGAATCAGCATCTGGTGGATTTGTCCCAGTTAAAAGAGGCACCCAATCTGCGAGAACTGGAGCCTTCTCCCCTGATTCAGCGGCAAACCGCCTTTGGTTACACCTTTGAAGAGTTACGGCTCTTACTGACTCCAATGGCACGGGATGGGGTAGAAGCCGTGGGTTCAATGGGGGCAGATACTCCCCTGGCCGTGTTATCCGATCGCCCCAAACTGCTTTACGACTATTTCCAGCAACTCTTTGCCCAGGTCACCAATCCCCCGATTGACTCCATTCGGGAAGAGATTATCACCTCGGCAGAAACCACCATTGGTGCTGAGCGCAACCTGCTGAAGCCAGAACCGGAGAGCTGCCATTTGATTAAGTTAAAGACCCCAATTCTGACCGATGAAGATCTGGCAAGGCTGAAATATCTGGATCAGGACGGCTTCAAGTCGATGACGCTACCAATCCTGTTCAATCCTCAGGAGGGTCTGCGGGGACTGGAGCAAGCCTTTGAACAGATTTGTGCTCAGGCAGACCAGGCGATCGCCGCTGGGGTGAGCATCCTGATTCTGAGCGATCGAGGGGTGAATAAGGACAATGCTCCGATACCGGCTTTGCTGGCAGTTTCGGGCCTGCACCACCACCTGATTCGAGCAGGCACCCGTACACGGGTTGGGATTGTGCTGGAGTCGGGTGAACCAAGGGAGGTGCATCACTATGCCACGCTGATTGGCTACGGTTGTGGGGCGATCAATCCCTATCTTGCTTTTGAAACCATCGATGACATGATCCAGCAAAACCTGCTGGTGAATGTGGACTATAAGACCGCCTGTAAGAACTACATCAAAGCCGCCACCAAAGGGGTGATCAAAGTTGCCTCCAAGATTGGCATCTCGACCCTGCAAAGCTATCGGGGGGCACAGATTTTTGAGGCGATCGGGCTGAACCGCTCCGTGATTGACAGGTACTTTACCTGGACAGCATCCCGGATTGAAGGGGCTGATCTGGAAGTGATTGCTAAAGAAGCAGTCCTGCGTCACAGCCATGCTTTCCCCGACCGGGAGGTGAATGGACACACGCTGGATGTGGGTGGCGAATACCAGTGGCGCAAGGACGGGGAAGCGCACCTGTTCAACCCGGAAACCATCCATTCTCTGCAAAAGGCAGTCCGCGTTGGTAGCTATGACCTTTATAAAATCTACGCCCGCCAGGTGAACGAGCAGAACCAGAAGCATTTCACCCTGCGGGGACTGCTGGAATTCAAGCCGCGGGAACCTGTGCCCCTTGAAGAAGTCGAACCCGTTGAGGCGATCATGAAGCGCTTCAAGACGGGGGCCATGAGTTACGGCTCGATTTCCAAAGAAGCCCATGAGACGCTGGCGATCGCCATGAATCGCATCGGTGGCAAGTCCAACACGGGGGAAGGCGGCGAAGACCCGGAACGCTACACCTGGACAAACGAACAGGGCGACTCCAAGAACAGTGCGATCAAGCAGGTTGCCTCTGGTCGCTTTGGTGTGACCAGCCTTTACCTTTCCCAGGCAAAGGAAATTCAAATCAAGATGGCCCAGGGAGCCAAGCCTGGTGAGGGGGGGCAACTTCCTGGCAAAAAAGTCTATCCCTGGATTGCCAAGGTGCGCCACTCGACTCCTGGTGTAGGACTGATCTCACCGCCACCTCACCACGATATTTACTCGATTGAAGACCTGGCAGAACTGATCCATGACCTGAAGAATGCCAACCGGGAGGCTCGCATCAGCGTCAAACTGGTGTCAGAAGTGGGGGTAGGCACGATCGCCGCTGGCGTCTCTAAGGCACACGCCGATGTGGTGCTGATCTCTGGCTTTGATGGTGGCACCGGAGCATCTCCCCAGACCTCAATCAAGCACGCCGGATTGCCCTGGGAACTGGGACTGGCGGAAACCCATCAGACGTTAGTGCTGAATAACTTGCGATCGCGGATCGCCGTTGAAACCGATGGTCAGATGAAAACTGGTCGGGATGTGGTGATTGCGGCGCTACTGGGTGCAGAGGAGTTTGGTTTTTCCACCGCTCCCCTGGTGACCCTGGGTTGCATCATGATGCGCGTCTGCCACCTGAACACCTGTCCAGCCGGGATCGCCACTCAGGATCCCCAACTCCGTAAGGATTTTGTTGGCAAACCGGAACATACGGTCAACTTCATGACCTTCATCGCCCAGGAAGTACGGGAATTGATGGCGCAACTGGGTTTCCGCACCCTGAATGAAATGATCGGACGCACGGATGTGCTGGAGCCAAAGAAAGCGGTGGATCACTGGAAAGCAAAGGGCATCGACCTGTCCAAGATCCTTTACCAGCCGGAAGTCGGTCCTGAAGTCGGTCGCTACTGCCAGATTCCTCAGGATCACGGCTTAGACAAATCCCTGGATATCACCGTCCTGCTGGATCTTTGTAAAGAGGCCATTGAAAACGGCACACCTGTCAAAGCCACCCTCCCAATCAAAAACACCAACCGGGTGGTGGGCACCATTCTCGGCAACGAAATCACCAAACGCCACTGGGAAGGACTGCCAGAGGATACCGTGCATCTCCACTTCCAGGGCAGTGCCGGTCAGAGCTTCGGTGCATTTGTACCCAAAGGGGTAACGCTGGAACTGGAAGGGGATGCCAACGATTACCTGGGTAAAGGACTCAGCGGCGGCAAAATCATTGTCTACCCCCCAGCGGGTTCCACCTTTGTGGCGGAGGAGAACATCATCGCTGGAAACGTTGCTTTCTATGGGGCAACCAGTGGCGAGGCTTACATCAGCGGTATGGCAGGCGAACGCTTCTGTGTCCGCAACTCCGGGGTCAACGCGGTGGTCGAATCCGTTGGGGATCACGGTTGCGAATACATGACCGGCGGCAAAGTGGTTGTCCTCGGTCCCACTGGGCGCAACTTTGCTGCCGGGATGAGTGGTGGTATCGCCTACATTCTGGACGAGGCAGGCGATTTTACCACCCGCTGCAACACCCAGATGGCAGGACTGGAAACCCTGGAGGATGCCGAGGAGATTGCAGAACTGCGCCAGATGATCCAGCGCCATGCCGACTACACCGGGAGCCAGAAGGCGGCGAAGGTGCTGGCGCACTGGGAGGAGATGGTGCCCAAATTCGTTAAGGTCATGCCACGAGACTACAAGCGCGTCTTACAGGCATTGAAGCAGGCGCTGGAAGATGGTTTGAGTGGGGACGATGCTCTGACAGCGGCATTTGAAGCCAACGCCAAAGATGTGGCGCGGATTGGGGGTAGCTAA
- a CDS encoding DUF433 domain-containing protein has product MNTSLIRTKQYIEEQEGCYRVIGKRVSLDPIVYAFLAGQSPESIVQSFPLLTLEEVYGAIAFYLANRSAIDEYLIEGEKIFETLRQQAREKNTLLYQKLYNAQDSHS; this is encoded by the coding sequence ATGAATACATCACTTATTAGAACAAAACAATACATTGAAGAGCAGGAAGGTTGTTACCGTGTCATCGGTAAACGAGTTTCTTTAGATCCAATTGTTTATGCTTTTCTTGCAGGACAATCTCCTGAAAGTATTGTTCAATCCTTTCCTCTATTGACGTTAGAAGAGGTGTATGGAGCGATCGCTTTTTATCTCGCCAATCGCTCAGCTATTGATGAATACTTAATCGAAGGGGAGAAAATTTTTGAGACATTGAGACAGCAAGCCAGAGAAAAAAATACTTTGCTTTACCAAAAGCTATATAACGCTCAAGATAGCCATTCATGA
- a CDS encoding DUF5615 family PIN-like protein, with protein sequence MKICFQADADLNQAIVTGVLRREPTIDFQTSNTSNLLGLSDLEVLAFAAQEHRVLVSHD encoded by the coding sequence ATGAAAATTTGCTTTCAAGCAGATGCAGATCTTAACCAGGCGATCGTAACTGGAGTTTTAAGGCGTGAACCAACCATTGACTTTCAAACATCAAATACATCGAATTTGCTTGGATTAAGCGATTTAGAAGTTTTAGCTTTTGCAGCACAGGAGCATAGAGTTCTTGTTTCTCATGATTAA
- a CDS encoding peptidase M15: protein MKKPETVKSLEELGRVKLSKSFFMREFLYSEISQIEKIPNIPDDPELAIAAGKNLCEHVLEPIQDALGRISIRSAYRSCEVNAKGAENKNQYNCAANEKNYAGHIWDRKDGEFMGATACVIVTSFIPYYDRTKDWTALAWWIHDHIEAYANMTFFPKYAAFNITWHENPNYPKYIYSYMEDPHTGKSSGYLTREGMDNFSGSHQQFYQEFINQIK, encoded by the coding sequence ATGAAAAAACCAGAAACAGTTAAGAGTTTAGAAGAACTGGGGCGGGTTAAACTCTCCAAAAGTTTTTTCATGCGTGAGTTTTTGTATTCTGAAATTTCTCAAATTGAAAAGATTCCAAATATCCCAGATGATCCAGAATTAGCGATCGCCGCAGGCAAAAACCTTTGTGAACACGTTCTGGAACCGATTCAGGATGCCCTTGGTAGAATCAGCATTCGTTCTGCCTACCGTTCCTGCGAGGTTAACGCAAAAGGAGCCGAAAATAAGAATCAATATAATTGCGCTGCCAATGAGAAAAACTATGCGGGGCATATCTGGGATCGGAAAGATGGTGAATTTATGGGAGCTACTGCCTGTGTGATCGTGACCTCATTTATTCCCTACTACGATCGCACCAAAGACTGGACTGCCCTGGCCTGGTGGATACACGATCATATCGAAGCCTATGCAAACATGACTTTCTTCCCCAAATATGCGGCTTTCAACATCACCTGGCACGAAAACCCAAACTACCCGAAGTACATCTACAGTTATATGGAAGATCCCCATACAGGTAAAAGTAGCGGCTATTTAACTAGAGAAGGAATGGACAACTTTTCTGGCTCACACCAGCAGTTTTATCAGGAATTTATCAACCAAATAAAATGA
- a CDS encoding Uma2 family endonuclease: MVQTSPEKLTLEEFLKLPETKPGNEYIDGKIFQKPMPTTRHSRLQSKLVSAVNEAAEDKQVAYAFPELRCTFGGRSIIPDITVLKWDHIEFDESGELIDDGMIAPDWAIEILSPDQSSNRVTGNILHCLTYGCQLGWIVDPDDRSILIFQPNQQPRLFQNQNVLTVLSEIELNLTVEQVFNWLKM; encoded by the coding sequence ATGGTACAAACTTCACCTGAAAAACTGACTCTAGAGGAGTTTCTGAAATTGCCAGAAACAAAACCTGGCAATGAATACATTGATGGCAAGATTTTTCAGAAGCCAATGCCCACAACACGTCACTCCCGGCTTCAAAGTAAATTGGTCAGTGCTGTGAACGAAGCGGCTGAAGATAAACAAGTCGCCTATGCCTTTCCTGAACTGCGTTGTACTTTTGGTGGACGCTCAATTATTCCTGATATAACGGTGCTGAAATGGGACCACATTGAATTTGATGAAAGTGGAGAGCTAATTGATGATGGCATGATTGCTCCCGATTGGGCGATCGAAATTCTTTCTCCCGATCAAAGCTCCAATCGGGTGACTGGAAATATCCTTCACTGCCTGACCTATGGTTGCCAATTAGGCTGGATAGTTGATCCCGACGATCGCTCAATTCTTATTTTTCAACCCAATCAACAACCCCGACTATTTCAAAATCAAAATGTCCTGACTGTATTGTCTGAAATTGAACTCAACCTGACCGTAGAACAAGTATTTAACTGGTTAAAAATGTGA
- the gltD gene encoding glutamate synthase small subunit, whose translation MGKPTGFIEYLREVASETAPLDRIRNWDEFHLPMPEEKLRIQGARCMDCGTPFCHTGTLISGMASGCPINNLIPEWNDLVYRGLWKEALDRLHKTNNFPEFTGRVCPAPCEGSCVLGIHNPPVTIKNIEYSIAEKGWQEGWITPNPPVKRTGKKIAIVGSGPAGLAAAAQLNTAGHWVTVYERADRPGGLLMYGIPNMKLDKEKVVLRRLNVLEAEGVTFVCNTEIGKDLPVETLLHNFDAVVLCIGATRPRDLPIEGRDLKGIHFAMDFLTANTQAILDKQPNENFISAAGKDVVIIGGGDTGTDCVGTSLRHGCNSVTQLEIMPMPPKERAPENPWPEYPKVYKMDYGQEEAAAKFGEDPRVYTTTATRFEGDEAGNVKAIHTVQVQWERNDKGQFIPTHVPGTEQVIPAQLVLLAMGFLGPEQMLIDALGLDRDPRSNIKADYGRYTTRIPGVFAAGDCRRGQSLVVWAFNEGREAARECDRYLMGSTDLP comes from the coding sequence ATGGGAAAACCGACTGGCTTTATTGAGTACCTGCGTGAAGTCGCATCCGAAACCGCACCCCTCGATCGCATCCGCAACTGGGATGAGTTCCACCTGCCCATGCCAGAAGAGAAACTCCGGATCCAGGGTGCACGCTGTATGGACTGTGGCACACCCTTCTGTCACACAGGCACCCTGATCAGTGGTATGGCAAGTGGTTGCCCCATCAACAATCTGATCCCGGAATGGAACGACCTGGTCTATCGCGGTTTGTGGAAAGAAGCCCTTGATCGCCTGCACAAAACCAACAACTTCCCAGAATTTACCGGGCGAGTCTGTCCTGCTCCCTGTGAAGGTTCCTGTGTGTTGGGTATCCACAACCCACCTGTGACGATCAAAAACATTGAGTATTCCATTGCCGAAAAAGGCTGGCAGGAAGGCTGGATCACCCCCAATCCGCCAGTAAAACGGACTGGAAAGAAAATCGCGATCGTGGGTTCCGGTCCCGCTGGACTAGCTGCTGCTGCTCAACTGAACACCGCTGGACACTGGGTAACCGTGTACGAACGCGCCGATCGCCCCGGTGGGCTGTTGATGTATGGCATTCCCAATATGAAGCTGGATAAGGAAAAAGTCGTGTTACGGCGGCTGAATGTGCTCGAAGCAGAGGGAGTGACCTTCGTCTGCAACACGGAAATTGGGAAGGATTTGCCTGTTGAAACGCTGCTGCACAACTTTGATGCCGTTGTGTTGTGTATTGGAGCCACCCGACCGCGTGATCTCCCAATCGAAGGACGGGATTTGAAGGGCATTCACTTTGCGATGGATTTCCTGACTGCCAACACCCAGGCAATTCTGGACAAACAGCCTAACGAAAACTTTATCTCGGCAGCAGGCAAGGATGTGGTTATCATTGGCGGTGGGGATACGGGCACCGACTGTGTGGGAACATCCCTGCGCCACGGCTGTAACAGCGTGACCCAGCTAGAAATCATGCCCATGCCACCTAAGGAACGTGCCCCAGAGAATCCCTGGCCCGAATATCCCAAAGTCTACAAAATGGACTACGGACAGGAAGAAGCTGCCGCCAAATTTGGTGAGGATCCCCGTGTTTACACCACGACGGCAACCAGGTTTGAAGGTGATGAAGCCGGCAACGTCAAAGCCATTCATACCGTCCAGGTCCAGTGGGAGCGAAATGATAAAGGTCAGTTCATCCCCACCCATGTCCCCGGCACCGAACAGGTGATTCCGGCTCAACTGGTGCTGCTGGCAATGGGTTTCCTGGGTCCCGAACAAATGTTGATCGATGCTCTGGGACTTGATCGCGATCCCCGCAGTAATATCAAAGCCGACTATGGCAGGTACACCACCCGCATCCCTGGTGTCTTCGCCGCTGGTGATTGCCGCCGGGGTCAAAGCCTGGTTGTCTGGGCATTCAACGAAGGACGGGAAGCCGCCCGCGAATGCGATCGCTACCTGATGGGCAGCACGGATCTCCCCTGA
- a CDS encoding Ycf34 family protein has product MCICVNCHYVDRCTTYHAVEHQHQQPHLTETPDFEATEPTINVNIRHRDDIIEMEWDVVGCLSFKEEMGKWAKLRPGELVPT; this is encoded by the coding sequence ATGTGTATTTGTGTTAACTGTCACTATGTTGATCGCTGCACCACTTACCACGCGGTCGAGCATCAACACCAGCAACCCCACCTGACTGAAACTCCAGATTTTGAGGCAACGGAACCCACGATCAACGTCAACATTCGCCACCGGGACGACATCATTGAGATGGAATGGGATGTGGTGGGTTGTCTCAGCTTTAAGGAAGAGATGGGTAAGTGGGCAAAACTACGCCCTGGCGAACTGGTGCCAACGTAG
- a CDS encoding tRNA nucleotidyltransferase/poly(A) polymerase family protein yields MRQSVLGNGSFPGRVAVCPLPVVSVYFCLRSLKRTGLSYTDCLPSVSEVSSALSPKTWPFSLEWLPPSACLVGGTVRDALLGRQGEYLDLDFVLPQGAVETAQAIARHYKAGYVLLDAERQIARVVFEQGTADFAQQIGATLNADLKRRDFTVNAIAYNPHTDQLIDPLQGYADLQKRLLRMVAAENLEEDPLRLLRAFRQAAQLGFAVEDHTRDVIRQLAPLLQRIAAERVQSEINYLLGTARGTFWLTAAWQDGLLKAWFPDASLHSMEWIAGIDQAFVRFQEVLPEFATELCDRIRSTSRNNRPGSGGNRSNRGGTAPEHTDLKASGSARTWLSAAKLASLLPFDSGEAETQLRRLKYSRTEIQAVSTILKYLPQLCSAVGMDILCLGHGSSLPPSLSLSLREQYEFFQGVGVTFPAVAVLAIAHGIPQEVMAPLIHRYLNPDDLVAHPSPLLSGQNLMTALNLSAGPQIGQLLAAIQLARAEGKISTVEEALDLAVKCIERGSSEDIE; encoded by the coding sequence ATGAGGCAATCAGTCCTGGGCAACGGTTCTTTCCCAGGCAGGGTTGCAGTTTGTCCATTGCCTGTTGTTTCTGTTTATTTCTGTTTGCGATCGCTGAAAAGGACTGGATTGAGTTACACCGATTGTCTGCCAAGTGTTTCTGAAGTGTCTTCTGCACTGTCTCCCAAGACATGGCCCTTTAGTTTAGAATGGTTGCCTCCTTCAGCCTGTCTGGTAGGAGGAACGGTTCGAGATGCGCTCCTGGGACGACAGGGTGAGTATCTGGATCTGGATTTTGTGTTGCCACAAGGAGCGGTAGAGACCGCCCAGGCAATTGCTCGTCATTACAAAGCAGGTTACGTGTTGCTGGATGCAGAACGCCAGATTGCTCGTGTGGTGTTTGAACAGGGGACGGCAGATTTTGCTCAACAGATTGGTGCGACCCTGAATGCGGATCTGAAGCGGCGCGACTTTACTGTGAATGCGATCGCCTACAATCCCCATACTGACCAGTTGATCGATCCCCTCCAGGGCTATGCAGACCTGCAAAAGCGTCTGCTACGAATGGTTGCGGCTGAAAACCTGGAAGAAGATCCCCTACGTCTGTTGCGGGCATTTCGGCAGGCAGCCCAGCTTGGGTTTGCGGTAGAAGACCATACACGGGATGTGATTCGTCAGCTCGCGCCACTGCTGCAACGCATCGCTGCTGAGCGGGTTCAGTCAGAGATTAACTACCTGCTGGGCACCGCCAGAGGGACGTTCTGGCTGACGGCTGCCTGGCAGGACGGTTTGCTGAAAGCCTGGTTTCCAGATGCCAGCTTGCACAGTATGGAATGGATTGCAGGAATTGATCAGGCATTTGTTCGTTTCCAGGAAGTTTTGCCTGAATTTGCGACTGAGCTTTGCGATCGCATTCGCAGTACTTCCCGCAATAACCGTCCTGGCTCTGGGGGAAACCGCTCAAACCGGGGAGGCACAGCCCCAGAACACACCGACCTGAAAGCATCGGGATCAGCCCGCACCTGGCTGTCAGCCGCCAAACTTGCCAGTCTCTTGCCCTTTGATTCAGGGGAAGCAGAGACTCAATTGCGCCGCCTGAAATACAGTCGCACGGAAATTCAGGCGGTCAGCACCATTCTTAAATATCTGCCTCAACTCTGTTCTGCGGTTGGAATGGATATTCTATGCCTTGGGCATGGCTCCTCCCTGCCCCCTTCACTTTCCCTATCGTTGCGGGAGCAATACGAGTTTTTCCAGGGAGTTGGGGTGACCTTTCCGGCGGTGGCGGTGCTGGCGATCGCCCATGGAATTCCCCAGGAGGTAATGGCTCCTTTAATTCATCGGTACCTCAACCCTGACGACCTGGTTGCCCATCCCAGTCCACTGCTGAGTGGACAGAACCTGATGACCGCTCTAAATCTTTCGGCTGGTCCCCAGATTGGTCAACTGCTGGCAGCGATTCAACTGGCGCGTGCAGAAGGAAAAATCTCTACCGTTGAAGAAGCGCTGGATCTGGCGGTCAAGTGTATTGAAAGGGGCAGTAGCGAGGACATCGAGTAA
- the tadA gene encoding tRNA adenosine(34) deaminase TadA: protein MSCFPPTDNSEYQLHRHWMERAIALAQAAGEAGEVPIGAVVVGADGRAIAEATNRRERDHDPTAHAEILALRAAGRALGNWHLNQCTLYVTLEPCPMCAGALILARLGRLVYGADDPKTGAIRTVINLPDSACSNHRLQVIGGILESSCRQQLQSWFQQHRQNQPSGSS, encoded by the coding sequence GTGTCCTGCTTTCCCCCTACCGACAACTCTGAGTACCAGCTTCATCGACATTGGATGGAGCGGGCGATCGCCCTTGCCCAGGCGGCTGGAGAGGCGGGCGAAGTTCCCATTGGGGCAGTTGTGGTCGGGGCGGATGGGCGGGCGATCGCCGAAGCCACCAATCGTCGGGAGCGCGATCATGACCCAACCGCCCATGCGGAGATCCTGGCACTGCGAGCAGCAGGTCGAGCGCTGGGCAACTGGCATCTGAATCAATGTACGCTTTACGTCACTCTCGAACCCTGCCCCATGTGTGCAGGGGCGTTGATCCTTGCCCGGTTGGGGCGGCTGGTTTATGGGGCAGATGATCCTAAAACAGGAGCTATACGCACGGTCATAAACTTACCCGATAGTGCCTGTTCCAACCATCGCTTACAGGTAATTGGTGGTATCCTGGAGTCTTCGTGCCGCCAGCAGTTGCAGTCCTGGTTTCAGCAGCACCGCCAGAATCAACCTTCTGGCAGCTCATGA